From Deinococcus multiflagellatus, the proteins below share one genomic window:
- a CDS encoding HU family DNA-binding protein — protein MLLTMTKKSAKAPAKKTAAKAAPAAKAAAPKRAAGESNKVAKTQLVEMVADRTGLTKKQSEEAVSAMLDVVVGAIRGGQSVGLPGLGTLSVKATAARTGVRPGTSEKIQIPAGKKVAFKVASTLKGNL, from the coding sequence ATGCTGCTCACCATGACGAAAAAGTCTGCGAAAGCCCCCGCCAAAAAGACTGCGGCCAAGGCCGCTCCCGCCGCCAAAGCCGCCGCCCCCAAGCGCGCCGCTGGCGAGAGCAACAAGGTCGCCAAGACCCAGCTCGTGGAAATGGTCGCTGACCGCACCGGTCTGACCAAGAAGCAGAGCGAGGAAGCCGTCAGCGCCATGCTGGACGTGGTTGTGGGCGCCATCCGTGGCGGCCAGAGCGTGGGCCTGCCCGGCCTGGGCACCCTGAGCGTCAAGGCCACCGCCGCCCGCACCGGCGTGCGCCCCGGCACCAGCGAGAAGATCCAGATCCCGGCCGGCAAGAAGGTGGCCTTCAAGGTCGCCAGCACCCTCAAGGGCAACCTGTAA